In one Rugosibacter aromaticivorans genomic region, the following are encoded:
- a CDS encoding alpha-hydroxy acid oxidase yields MTAPSSPTPLPPIDRARDYLPLAEACLGPSIWHYLQTGSSDASVTDKQNAFTTIRLIPRPLRNVQGGHTRLTLYGQELAHPLLLAPVSYQRLFHADGECASAMAASAQGGQMLVSSLASQPFAAIARASSTENLDDPGFQLPWFQLYWQGERERTARLLQRAAATGFSVVVLTVDAPIKRASLQLPDDVAAVNLENHPPPAPLSQAQSMVFDGWMKQAPTWDDVAWLRQQTQLPLLLKGILHPDDAEHVLALGCDGIVVSSHGGRVLDGAPTSLDVLPDIVQRIDGRMPILFDSGIRSGRDAFIALALGATAVLVGRPYLWGLTVGGALGVAHVIRLLRDELEMTMALTGCAQLGDIGHHCLIAR; encoded by the coding sequence ATGACTGCACCTTCGAGCCCGACACCGCTGCCACCGATAGATCGTGCACGTGACTACCTGCCGCTGGCCGAGGCGTGCCTGGGCCCAAGTATCTGGCATTACTTGCAGACTGGCAGTAGTGATGCTTCCGTAACAGATAAGCAAAATGCCTTCACCACCATCCGCCTGATACCCCGACCGTTGCGCAATGTGCAAGGCGGACACACCCGCCTGACTCTCTATGGCCAGGAACTGGCGCATCCCTTGCTGTTAGCGCCCGTCAGTTACCAGCGGCTGTTTCATGCGGATGGCGAATGTGCCAGCGCCATGGCAGCTAGCGCACAAGGTGGCCAGATGCTGGTCAGCAGCCTGGCCAGCCAGCCGTTTGCGGCAATTGCCCGCGCCAGCTCGACGGAAAACCTCGACGACCCTGGATTTCAATTGCCCTGGTTTCAGCTGTATTGGCAAGGTGAGCGAGAACGTACAGCGCGCCTGCTGCAGCGCGCGGCGGCTACCGGATTTTCCGTCGTCGTGCTCACTGTTGACGCGCCAATAAAGCGGGCAAGCTTGCAACTGCCTGACGATGTTGCCGCTGTCAATCTGGAAAACCATCCGCCACCAGCGCCGCTAAGCCAAGCACAAAGCATGGTATTCGACGGCTGGATGAAACAAGCGCCTACCTGGGATGATGTCGCCTGGCTGCGCCAGCAAACGCAATTGCCTTTGCTGCTCAAAGGCATACTCCACCCTGACGATGCAGAACATGTGCTGGCCCTCGGCTGCGACGGCATCGTGGTTTCAAGCCACGGCGGCCGCGTGCTGGATGGCGCGCCGACCAGCCTGGATGTCCTGCCAGATATCGTGCAGCGTATCGACGGCCGCATGCCCATCCTGTTCGATAGCGGAATTCGCAGCGGCCGCGATGCATTCATTGCGCTGGCGCTCGGTGCCACGGCAGTGCTTGTCGGCCGCCCCTATCTCTGGGGCCTCACCGTCGGTGGTGCGCTAGGCGTAGCTCATGTCATCCGCCTGCTGCGGGACGAACTGGAAATGACCATGGCCTTGACCGGCTGCGCACAGCTCGGTGATATCGGACACCACTGTTTAATCGCACGCTGA
- the murJ gene encoding murein biosynthesis integral membrane protein MurJ: MNLLRTLVTVSGMTLLSRILGFVRDFVIARSFGAGPLTDAFFVAFRLPNLLRRLFAEGAFSQAFVPILAEYRARQGDTETKRLVDHVASILFLSLIVVTALGMLASPILITIFAPGFAANPDKFQLTVQLTRITFPYIFFMSLVALAAGILNTWNRFTLPAFTPVLLNLSFIGMALFAAPWFNPPILVLGWAVFLGGALQLAIQIPALAKIGMLPRFDPVWRDAGVQRILKLMGPAVLGVSVSQISLLINTIFASFLENGSVSWLYYADRLMEFPAGLLGAALGTILLPSLARTHASGNPTEFSALLDWGLRLTLMLTLPASLALALLAVPLLSTLFQHGAFTALDVLRTREALVAYSIGLTGLILVKVLAPGFYARQDIRTPVKIALFTLLLTQLMNLAFIGWLKHAGLALSIGLASCVNAALLWRGLRQREAYLPTAGWGMFMLKLVVALGALSAVLWLSAGNDASWLVMGSRQRLLKLALIVSGGGISYFATLALLGFRPSDFRRRS; encoded by the coding sequence ATGAATCTACTCCGCACGCTGGTCACTGTCAGCGGCATGACCCTGCTCTCTCGTATCCTCGGCTTCGTGCGCGACTTTGTCATCGCGCGAAGTTTTGGCGCCGGTCCGCTGACCGATGCTTTTTTCGTCGCCTTTCGCCTGCCCAATCTGTTGCGTCGCCTGTTTGCCGAAGGCGCGTTTTCGCAGGCTTTTGTGCCCATTCTGGCGGAATACCGCGCGCGCCAAGGGGACACAGAAACCAAACGTCTGGTCGACCACGTCGCCAGCATCCTGTTTCTGAGTCTGATCGTTGTCACCGCACTGGGCATGCTCGCCTCGCCCATTCTGATTACCATTTTTGCACCGGGCTTCGCTGCCAATCCGGACAAATTTCAACTCACCGTGCAACTGACGCGCATCACCTTTCCCTACATTTTTTTCATGTCGCTGGTAGCGCTCGCTGCGGGCATTCTGAATACCTGGAACCGCTTTACCCTGCCCGCCTTTACGCCGGTGCTGCTCAACCTCTCTTTCATCGGCATGGCGCTGTTTGCTGCACCCTGGTTTAATCCACCCATCCTGGTGTTGGGCTGGGCAGTTTTTCTCGGCGGCGCACTGCAACTCGCCATCCAAATCCCCGCGCTGGCAAAAATCGGCATGCTGCCGCGCTTTGATCCGGTCTGGCGGGACGCCGGTGTGCAACGTATTCTCAAGCTCATGGGGCCTGCGGTGCTGGGCGTTTCCGTATCGCAGATCAGCCTGCTGATCAACACCATCTTCGCCTCATTCCTGGAAAACGGCAGCGTCTCATGGCTTTACTATGCGGATCGGTTGATGGAATTTCCCGCAGGTTTACTTGGTGCAGCGCTAGGCACCATTCTGCTGCCCAGCCTCGCACGCACCCATGCCAGCGGCAACCCGACCGAATTCTCCGCCCTGCTCGACTGGGGCTTGCGACTAACCTTGATGTTGACGCTTCCCGCATCTCTTGCGCTGGCGCTGCTGGCCGTGCCTTTGCTATCCACGCTGTTTCAGCATGGCGCATTTACTGCCCTGGACGTGCTGCGCACGCGCGAAGCACTGGTTGCTTATTCCATTGGGCTAACCGGGCTGATACTAGTCAAAGTGCTCGCCCCCGGCTTTTACGCACGGCAGGATATTCGCACGCCAGTGAAGATCGCCCTCTTCACGCTGCTGCTTACCCAATTGATGAACCTGGCCTTTATCGGCTGGCTCAAGCATGCCGGGCTGGCCTTGTCTATCGGTCTGGCTTCGTGTGTCAATGCAGCGCTGCTGTGGCGCGGGCTGCGCCAGCGCGAAGCGTATCTGCCCACAGCGGGCTGGGGTATGTTCATGCTGAAGCTGGTCGTAGCGCTTGGTGCACTCAGTGCAGTGCTTTGGTTGAGTGCCGGCAATGATGCCAGCTGGCTCGTGATGGGCAGCAGACAGCGTTTGCTAAAGCTCGCGTTGATCGTCTCCGGTGGCGGCATCAGTTACTTTGCCACCCTCGCGCTGCTGGGTTTTCGTCCGAGCGATTTTCGCCGTCGGAGCTGA
- a CDS encoding 2-hydroxymuconic semialdehyde dehydrogenase has translation MSIKTIRNFIAGEFVSSGATFEKRSPVNNEVISTVAEASREDVDKAVASARTALRGSWAKIPLADRSELLYAVANEMTRRFDDFVEAETADTGMPASVARHAFVPRGAANFKIFADMVKNVPTETYEMATPDGKGALNYSVRRPVGVVGVICPWNAPLLLMTWKVAPALACGNTVVVKPSEESPQSAALLGEVMNTVGIPKGVYNVVNGFGPGSAGEFVTTHPGVNAITFTGETRTGAEISKAAAVGARPVSLEMGGKNAGIIFADCDFDAAIEGTLRSSFVNTGQVCLGTERLYVERPLFERFVSALKAGAENMKIGAPFDASVAMGPMISHEQRNKVLSYYKKAVEAGATVVTGGGVPTVSPELASGAWVQPTIWTGLPENASILREEIFGPCCHITPFDTEEEVLALANDTTYGLSATLWTSNLSRAHRMAGALEAGIIWVNSWFLRDLRTAFGGMKQSGIGREGGVHSLEFYTELKNICIKL, from the coding sequence ATGAGCATCAAAACTATTCGCAACTTCATTGCCGGTGAATTTGTATCATCAGGTGCCACGTTTGAAAAACGCTCACCGGTGAATAACGAGGTGATCTCCACTGTGGCCGAAGCCTCGCGTGAAGATGTCGATAAAGCGGTCGCTTCGGCGCGGACCGCCTTGCGTGGCAGCTGGGCAAAAATTCCGCTGGCTGATCGCTCTGAACTGCTCTATGCCGTTGCCAACGAAATGACTCGGCGCTTCGATGATTTTGTCGAAGCCGAAACAGCCGATACCGGCATGCCTGCCTCCGTTGCCCGTCATGCCTTTGTGCCGCGCGGTGCGGCCAACTTCAAGATTTTTGCCGACATGGTGAAAAACGTACCGACAGAAACTTACGAGATGGCAACGCCCGACGGAAAAGGCGCACTGAATTATTCAGTCCGTCGCCCGGTGGGCGTGGTGGGGGTAATCTGCCCGTGGAATGCCCCGCTGCTACTGATGACCTGGAAGGTCGCACCAGCATTAGCCTGTGGCAACACAGTCGTTGTCAAACCTTCTGAAGAGTCGCCACAGTCAGCGGCCTTGCTCGGCGAAGTGATGAATACCGTGGGCATTCCCAAGGGCGTTTATAACGTCGTCAATGGTTTTGGGCCGGGGTCGGCTGGCGAGTTTGTCACCACACACCCAGGGGTGAATGCCATCACCTTCACGGGCGAGACCCGCACGGGTGCGGAAATCAGCAAAGCCGCTGCGGTTGGCGCACGCCCTGTGTCGCTCGAAATGGGCGGCAAAAATGCCGGAATTATTTTTGCTGATTGCGATTTTGATGCCGCAATCGAAGGTACGCTACGCTCCTCCTTCGTTAATACCGGGCAAGTGTGCCTGGGCACGGAACGCCTGTATGTCGAACGGCCGCTTTTTGAGCGCTTTGTCTCCGCGCTAAAAGCCGGAGCAGAGAACATGAAAATTGGCGCCCCGTTTGATGCGAGCGTTGCCATGGGCCCGATGATTTCCCATGAACAGCGAAACAAGGTGCTCTCGTACTACAAAAAAGCCGTGGAAGCAGGCGCCACCGTGGTGACAGGCGGCGGCGTCCCCACAGTATCCCCGGAACTTGCCAGTGGCGCATGGGTTCAACCGACCATCTGGACCGGATTACCTGAAAACGCGAGCATATTGCGTGAGGAAATTTTTGGCCCTTGCTGCCATATCACGCCTTTTGATACCGAAGAAGAAGTCCTGGCTTTAGCCAATGACACCACCTATGGGCTTTCTGCCACGCTGTGGACCAGCAATCTTTCGCGTGCCCATCGTATGGCTGGCGCGCTTGAAGCCGGTATCATCTGGGTGAATTCATGGTTCCTGCGGGATCTGCGCACGGCATTTGGCGGCATGAAGCAATCCGGCATTGGCCGTGAAGGAGGTGTACATTCGTTGGAGTTTTACACCGAACTGAAAAATATCTGCATCAAACTCTGA
- the dmpH gene encoding 2-oxo-3-hexenedioate decarboxylase, whose amino-acid sequence MALTPNEVNQLCDRVLAAQRGAYAIPKLTDDFPAMTVDDGYAVQAALRRRLCAEGRRQAGWKIGLTSKAKMQQMGVSVPSIGFLMEDTARADGSTISTQDLVHPRVECEIAFFTKAELRGPDCTAEQVLAATDYVVPAIEIIDSRFSGFKFDLPSVIADNGSSARFVPGSTRHTVDALDLRAIHVSLEKNGEPVVAGVSDAVLGNPAIAIAMLVNLLAVQGESLPAESFVMSGAITEAIPVKAGDSIRAKFDGMGSVNIQFDAA is encoded by the coding sequence ATGGCACTCACACCCAACGAGGTAAACCAACTTTGTGATCGGGTTTTAGCAGCGCAAAGAGGTGCGTATGCCATCCCCAAACTCACCGATGATTTTCCTGCCATGACCGTGGACGATGGCTATGCCGTGCAAGCCGCCCTCAGAAGGCGGTTATGCGCGGAAGGTAGACGCCAGGCCGGCTGGAAAATCGGCCTCACCTCCAAGGCGAAAATGCAGCAAATGGGGGTTTCAGTCCCCAGCATCGGTTTCCTGATGGAGGATACGGCACGCGCGGATGGCAGCACGATTTCGACCCAGGACCTGGTACATCCTCGCGTTGAATGTGAAATCGCATTTTTCACAAAAGCAGAATTGCGTGGCCCCGACTGCACAGCAGAACAGGTGTTGGCAGCGACAGATTATGTGGTTCCAGCCATTGAAATCATCGATTCACGCTTTTCCGGATTCAAGTTTGATCTGCCGAGCGTCATTGCCGACAATGGCTCAAGCGCCCGGTTCGTGCCGGGATCTACCCGGCACACGGTTGATGCGCTTGATTTACGGGCGATTCATGTATCGCTTGAGAAAAATGGTGAGCCGGTAGTCGCCGGTGTATCAGACGCGGTACTGGGAAACCCAGCCATTGCCATTGCCATGCTCGTCAATTTGCTTGCCGTACAAGGCGAGAGCCTGCCCGCCGAAAGCTTTGTCATGAGTGGCGCCATTACCGAGGCGATTCCTGTCAAGGCAGGCGATAGCATTCGCGCCAAATTTGATGGCATGGGCAGCGTTAACATCCAGTTTGACGCCGCATAA
- a CDS encoding OmpW/AlkL family protein: MKKLFGLGVLVAAALGSTSATPALAEEGRFMVRVRAVSLEPANDSDAIPALGVPADAIHVNDRVIPEVDFTYFLTKNIAAELVLTYPQKHDVTLAGTKIGTFKHLPPTLTLQYHFQPDAQFRPYVGAGVNYTRITSVNLAVPGVGALDLENDSFGGALQAGFDVKLNQNWYFNVDVKKVWISSDVKLKATGAKVSSVGVDPILLGVGLGYRF; this comes from the coding sequence ATGAAAAAATTATTTGGTTTGGGTGTTCTCGTTGCTGCCGCACTGGGTTCCACTAGCGCAACACCTGCGCTGGCCGAGGAAGGGCGCTTTATGGTTCGTGTTCGAGCAGTGAGTTTGGAGCCAGCGAACGATTCGGACGCAATCCCGGCGCTGGGGGTTCCCGCCGATGCGATCCATGTGAATGACAGAGTAATTCCTGAAGTTGATTTCACTTACTTCCTGACCAAAAATATTGCTGCGGAGCTCGTTCTTACCTATCCGCAAAAACATGACGTGACTCTGGCCGGCACGAAGATTGGTACTTTCAAGCATCTGCCGCCTACCTTGACGCTTCAATACCATTTCCAACCGGATGCGCAGTTCCGTCCTTACGTTGGTGCGGGCGTTAATTACACCCGGATCACGTCGGTGAACCTCGCAGTACCAGGAGTCGGCGCATTGGATTTGGAAAATGACAGCTTTGGCGGAGCGCTACAAGCTGGTTTCGACGTGAAGCTGAATCAAAACTGGTATTTCAATGTGGATGTGAAGAAAGTCTGGATCAGTAGCGATGTCAAGCTAAAAGCAACAGGCGCTAAAGTCAGTTCAGTAGGGGTTGATCCGATATTGCTTGGCGTTGGTTTGGGTTATCGGTTCTAA
- a CDS encoding acyltransferase family protein, producing MTIAYSSLSNNKASYVPGIDGLRALAVLSVILFHFKASILPGGFSGVDVFFVISGYVVSGSLAKERQSGFWHFAVNFYARRITRIYPALVVCLVLTGLLQALLVPNSWLSTTSAKTAIFAFFGLSNFALIWFSDGYFSPRVEFNAFTHTWSLAVEEQFYLLFPIVFFIWMKGRDRKDAIGTFSNWLLPILLAISLLFSWYQTTATPDHAYYLLPSRFWELACGAMLFKLHARGKLVTKSAISTSGCVIVGLTLISLGFFLSEPKSFPFPWAMMSVGGALFVIAGVTSEIGKGLWSSKILNNVFMVYVGKISYSLYLWHWPIVVIFRWTVGLDKPLAVISAIFLTTLASIFSYHVIEKPIRKSRFAISRPDWHIVSRGLMVIVASSIFAIGIFKSQPYLSLSVTKDRSTWYPDSWSADSNKSQSTALPFHGRTLYVLGDSHTGAYSTMLQELKDDQGVVVHQYSKGGCAVANLLRDASPECVRFIEQAVAKIRAEATPGDIVFLASLRMNRLGDQWETFDESAVVEKQREPASIAQRAAALLEAESLIEGLEKASLTVVIDAPKPIFKSPPFRCSDWFNARNPVCDGGFVMSRRFLLEQRQPVMNSIKQLGKEHPGLVVWDPFPVLCPMEPCTAFDENLPLFFDGDHLSGYGNRVLYPSFLSLIKSIWRST from the coding sequence ATGACCATCGCATACTCATCCCTATCCAATAACAAAGCCAGCTACGTACCCGGAATTGACGGTCTGCGTGCGCTTGCAGTTCTTTCGGTTATTTTGTTTCACTTTAAAGCTTCTATCTTGCCTGGTGGCTTTTCTGGCGTAGATGTGTTTTTTGTTATATCCGGTTATGTCGTTAGCGGAAGTTTAGCCAAAGAAAGACAATCTGGATTCTGGCACTTTGCGGTTAACTTCTACGCTCGCCGAATAACCCGAATATATCCTGCGCTCGTTGTATGCCTTGTATTAACTGGGCTGTTGCAGGCCTTACTAGTTCCAAATTCCTGGCTGAGTACGACTTCTGCTAAGACGGCGATATTCGCATTCTTTGGCTTGAGTAACTTTGCATTGATTTGGTTCAGTGATGGATATTTTTCGCCACGTGTAGAGTTCAATGCGTTTACGCATACTTGGTCCCTTGCTGTCGAAGAACAGTTTTACCTCCTGTTTCCAATAGTTTTTTTTATTTGGATGAAAGGACGCGATAGAAAAGACGCAATAGGTACTTTTTCCAACTGGCTGCTTCCCATCTTATTGGCAATTTCTTTGCTTTTCTCTTGGTACCAAACGACTGCAACGCCAGACCACGCATACTATCTTCTCCCTAGTAGATTCTGGGAGTTGGCTTGTGGTGCAATGCTCTTCAAGCTGCACGCTCGAGGCAAACTTGTTACAAAGTCCGCAATTTCAACCAGCGGATGTGTCATTGTTGGTCTGACTTTAATTAGCCTGGGATTTTTTCTTTCTGAGCCGAAGTCATTCCCGTTCCCGTGGGCAATGATGTCAGTTGGTGGTGCACTTTTCGTCATAGCGGGCGTTACTAGTGAAATCGGTAAAGGTTTGTGGAGTAGTAAGATTCTGAATAATGTGTTTATGGTTTACGTGGGAAAAATATCCTATTCCCTTTATCTCTGGCATTGGCCAATAGTTGTAATTTTCAGGTGGACAGTTGGCCTAGACAAGCCGCTCGCAGTAATTTCCGCAATTTTTCTTACTACCCTGGCAAGTATTTTTTCCTACCATGTCATTGAAAAGCCCATAAGAAAAAGCCGGTTCGCCATTTCAAGGCCTGATTGGCACATTGTCTCCCGCGGTTTAATGGTTATCGTGGCCAGCTCAATCTTCGCTATCGGGATTTTCAAGTCGCAACCGTATCTAAGTCTCAGCGTTACGAAAGACAGGAGCACCTGGTACCCAGACTCCTGGTCCGCAGACTCAAATAAATCGCAATCAACCGCCCTCCCATTTCATGGTCGAACGTTATATGTATTGGGCGACTCGCACACCGGCGCTTACAGCACCATGTTGCAAGAGTTGAAGGACGATCAAGGTGTCGTGGTTCATCAGTACTCTAAGGGCGGTTGTGCCGTGGCAAATTTGCTTAGGGATGCGAGTCCAGAGTGCGTTCGATTTATTGAACAGGCTGTCGCGAAGATTAGAGCAGAGGCCACTCCGGGTGACATCGTGTTCTTAGCGTCCTTGCGAATGAATCGACTTGGCGATCAATGGGAAACTTTCGATGAATCAGCCGTAGTGGAAAAACAACGGGAGCCTGCATCCATTGCACAGCGGGCGGCTGCTTTGCTAGAAGCAGAGTCGTTAATTGAGGGTCTTGAAAAGGCCTCACTGACGGTTGTGATTGATGCGCCAAAGCCAATTTTCAAGTCCCCACCATTTCGATGCTCCGACTGGTTCAATGCACGCAACCCTGTATGTGATGGTGGTTTCGTTATGAGCCGACGTTTCTTGTTGGAACAGAGGCAGCCAGTCATGAATTCGATAAAGCAATTGGGTAAGGAGCACCCAGGATTGGTGGTTTGGGATCCGTTTCCAGTCTTATGCCCGATGGAGCCTTGTACAGCCTTTGACGAGAACCTGCCGCTGTTCTTTGATGGCGACCACTTAAGCGGCTACGGAAATCGCGTTCTCTATCCATCATTTTTATCTTTGATCAAGTCAATTTGGCGATCAACTTAG
- a CDS encoding decaprenyl-phosphate phosphoribosyltransferase → MAAANGVLFLRPLLSGGKMPALSWPMLRLLRPHQWLKNGFVFVGLLFGHAWHDPRIVGQALAAFAAFCLLSSAVYVMNDLLDREQDRQHPKKKHRPLAADTVSVPAAIALAVVCLLGGGALAVLYAGTAPWIFFAYVVMNIAYSLGLKHIVILDVFIIASGFMLRILAGTLGLGIAPSHWLLLCGLMLTLFLGFAKRLAELNTLQKESGGHRRVLEHYTATMLDQFISITAAAAVISYALYTVSAETLALHGTRSLILTVPFVLYGMLRYLWRLHAQGGGGDAAQELLTDPHLMAAVFGWLLLVLVLLR, encoded by the coding sequence GTGGCTGCCGCAAACGGCGTGCTATTTTTGCGACCGCTACTTTCCGGGGGAAAGATGCCAGCGCTGAGTTGGCCAATGTTGCGCCTGTTGCGGCCGCACCAATGGCTGAAAAACGGCTTCGTCTTCGTCGGCCTGCTGTTCGGCCATGCCTGGCATGACCCCCGCATCGTAGGGCAGGCGCTAGCCGCGTTTGCGGCCTTTTGTCTGCTGTCATCGGCGGTATATGTGATGAACGATCTGCTCGATCGTGAGCAAGATCGGCAGCATCCAAAAAAGAAACATCGGCCGCTGGCGGCGGATACGGTGAGCGTGCCGGCGGCCATTGCGCTTGCAGTGGTGTGTTTGCTGGGCGGGGGCGCGCTGGCTGTGCTTTATGCCGGCACCGCGCCGTGGATTTTCTTTGCCTACGTGGTGATGAACATCGCCTACAGCCTGGGGCTAAAGCATATTGTGATTCTCGATGTCTTCATCATTGCCAGCGGCTTCATGCTGCGCATTCTGGCGGGCACGCTGGGCTTGGGCATTGCACCCTCACACTGGCTGTTGCTGTGCGGGCTGATGCTCACCCTGTTCCTCGGCTTTGCCAAACGGCTTGCCGAACTGAACACTTTGCAAAAAGAAAGCGGCGGTCATCGCCGCGTGTTGGAACACTACACCGCGACTATGCTTGACCAGTTCATAAGTATCACGGCGGCGGCGGCTGTGATTTCCTACGCGCTCTATACCGTGAGCGCAGAAACCCTCGCTTTGCATGGCACGCGCAGCTTGATCCTGACCGTGCCCTTTGTCCTCTACGGCATGTTGCGTTACCTGTGGCGGCTGCACGCCCAAGGCGGCGGAGGCGATGCAGCGCAGGAGCTGCTGACCGATCCACATTTGATGGCAGCAGTTTTTGGCTGGTTGTTGCTTGTGCTAGTTTTGTTGCGCTAG
- a CDS encoding ArnT family glycosyltransferase: MSARLFAALLAVTLVFRCWLAAVTPITGDEAYFIWWGWRPDWGFYDHPPMIGWWLAALLTVSDAAVWLRLPVIIQPAILALGVIAALRRLTPALDDEQRYGIGTLVLLAPANVWNVFITTDTPLVYFSVFSGLAWLRAARDDQRGHWRWYLAAGVLLAGAVLSKYFAAILGFAYLIDVLRRRTLRAWTGLAIAYAATLPALALMAWWNAGHCWPNYMFNFINRNTDAGLSFRTPALYAISLLYLLTPPAAWLALRHRRPSRGLSSDGFNALRRITSADFSSLPALGTLGVLVWAPFVLFAALSLVKQIGLHWLLSFVPFALIWVALRLRASTLRRLCLFFISFAAIHVGAIFVLSRLPLETWSKTRIYDGLVLTFEHEAILKELAPYAKDWVLAMDGYSNAVTMSYNARRYFIVFGEASSHARHDDILTDFRTLAGRNILILRKSAPDLAEYQPYFRQVTVDSFVVRGARFWRVKGEGFNYPAYRDGVLASVKRKYYAIPKWLPQTACYFCDRYFPGERCQR, translated from the coding sequence ATGAGCGCCCGCCTGTTCGCCGCGTTGCTGGCGGTGACGCTGGTCTTCCGCTGCTGGCTGGCAGCGGTGACGCCGATCACGGGTGACGAGGCCTATTTCATCTGGTGGGGATGGCGTCCGGACTGGGGCTTTTACGATCATCCACCGATGATCGGCTGGTGGCTCGCTGCGCTGCTGACAGTGAGCGATGCGGCAGTGTGGTTGCGCTTGCCGGTAATTATTCAGCCCGCGATACTTGCGCTGGGTGTTATCGCGGCCTTGCGCCGTTTGACGCCCGCGCTGGATGATGAGCAACGCTACGGTATCGGCACGCTGGTGTTGCTGGCGCCGGCGAATGTGTGGAACGTGTTCATCACTACCGATACGCCGCTGGTTTATTTCAGCGTGTTTTCCGGGCTGGCCTGGCTGCGTGCGGCGCGAGACGATCAGCGTGGGCATTGGCGCTGGTATCTGGCGGCGGGCGTGTTGCTGGCCGGTGCGGTGTTGTCGAAATATTTTGCCGCCATCCTGGGGTTTGCCTATCTGATTGACGTGCTGCGGCGGCGCACGCTGCGCGCATGGACGGGGCTGGCTATTGCCTATGCCGCAACACTGCCCGCGCTGGCGCTGATGGCCTGGTGGAATGCCGGGCATTGCTGGCCGAATTACATGTTCAACTTCATCAATCGCAATACGGATGCCGGGTTGTCTTTTAGAACCCCGGCGCTGTATGCCATATCGCTGCTGTATCTGCTGACGCCGCCGGCAGCGTGGCTGGCGCTACGCCATCGCCGTCCCTCAAGGGGACTTTCCAGCGACGGATTCAACGCTTTGCGGCGTATTACCAGCGCCGACTTTTCATCGCTGCCCGCGTTGGGCACACTGGGCGTTTTGGTTTGGGCGCCCTTCGTACTGTTTGCCGCGCTGTCACTGGTCAAGCAAATTGGTTTGCATTGGTTGCTGTCGTTTGTGCCGTTCGCCTTGATATGGGTTGCGCTGCGTCTGAGAGCCTCGACATTGCGCCGCCTGTGTCTCTTCTTCATCAGCTTTGCCGCGATTCATGTGGGGGCTATTTTTGTCCTCTCCCGCCTGCCGCTGGAAACCTGGAGCAAGACGAGAATTTATGATGGTCTGGTATTGACGTTCGAACACGAGGCAATTCTCAAAGAGCTGGCGCCCTACGCCAAAGACTGGGTGCTGGCGATGGATGGTTATTCCAATGCCGTCACCATGAGCTATAACGCGCGGCGCTATTTTATTGTGTTCGGCGAGGCGTCCAGCCATGCGCGGCATGACGACATCCTGACCGATTTTCGCACGCTGGCCGGGCGCAACATTCTCATCCTGCGCAAGTCAGCGCCTGATCTGGCAGAGTACCAGCCATACTTTCGGCAGGTCACCGTCGATAGTTTCGTGGTGCGCGGTGCGCGCTTCTGGCGCGTCAAGGGCGAGGGCTTTAATTACCCGGCCTATCGTGACGGTGTGCTGGCCAGCGTGAAGCGCAAGTACTACGCGATACCCAAGTGGCTGCCGCAAACGGCGTGCTATTTTTGCGACCGCTACTTTCCGGGGGAAAGATGCCAGCGCTGA